The following coding sequences lie in one Synechococcus sp. PCC 7336 genomic window:
- the chlG gene encoding chlorophyll synthase ChlG — translation MSESVAPEPQNAPDLEVDIPLPDASGVAAVEDGNGAASKGARARQMLGMKGAEVGDRSVWQIHLQLMKPVTWIPLMWGVVCGAASSGGYEWTWECFAQSMACMLMSGPLLAGYTQTLNDYYDREIDAINEPYRPIPSGAISLQRVIAQIWLLLLLGLGLAFGLDVWAAHEFPIMTVLAAFGIFVAYIYSAPPLKLKQNGWLGNYALGSSYIALPWWAGHALFGQLNATVIAITLIYSLAGLGIAVVNDFKSVEGDRELGLQSLPVVFGVQKAAWISVTTIDVFQISMAIFLVVVGQNLLATLIVFLVIPQIVLQDMYFLRDPVANDVKYQASAQPFLVLGMLVMAFGMARAGI, via the coding sequence ATGTCTGAATCTGTTGCACCCGAACCGCAAAATGCTCCCGATCTGGAGGTCGATATACCGCTGCCCGATGCTAGTGGGGTTGCGGCTGTCGAAGATGGCAATGGAGCGGCCTCGAAGGGGGCGCGAGCTCGCCAAATGTTGGGCATGAAGGGGGCGGAGGTGGGCGATCGCTCCGTCTGGCAAATTCATTTGCAGTTAATGAAGCCCGTAACTTGGATTCCGCTGATGTGGGGGGTGGTGTGCGGCGCGGCTTCCTCTGGCGGCTACGAGTGGACTTGGGAGTGTTTTGCCCAATCGATGGCCTGCATGTTGATGTCGGGGCCGTTGCTGGCGGGTTATACTCAAACGTTGAACGACTATTACGATCGCGAGATTGACGCCATTAACGAGCCCTACCGTCCGATTCCCTCGGGGGCGATTTCCCTCCAGCGGGTGATTGCCCAGATTTGGCTGCTGCTGCTGCTGGGGTTGGGGCTGGCGTTTGGGCTGGATGTGTGGGCTGCGCACGAGTTTCCGATTATGACGGTGTTAGCCGCGTTCGGCATCTTCGTGGCTTATATCTATTCGGCACCGCCCCTCAAGCTGAAGCAAAATGGCTGGTTGGGGAACTATGCCTTGGGCTCTAGCTATATTGCGCTGCCTTGGTGGGCGGGCCACGCGCTCTTCGGTCAGTTAAATGCCACGGTTATTGCGATCACGCTGATTTACAGCCTTGCCGGTTTGGGGATTGCGGTGGTGAATGACTTCAAGAGTGTGGAGGGCGATCGCGAGTTGGGTCTGCAATCTCTGCCCGTTGTATTTGGCGTTCAAAAGGCCGCTTGGATTTCGGTCACTACGATCGATGTCTTTCAAATTAGTATGGCGATCTTTTTGGTGGTGGTGGGTCAAAATCTGTTGGCCACTCTGATTGTCTTTTTGGTGATTCCGCAGATTGTGCTCCAGGATATGTACTTCTTGCGCGATCCGGTTGCCAACGATGTTAAGTATCAGGCGAGTGCCCAGCCGTTTCTGGTGTTGGGCATGTTGGTGATGGCGTTTGGTATGGCTCGGGCTGGAATTTAG